One stretch of Candidatus Poribacteria bacterium DNA includes these proteins:
- a CDS encoding WD40 repeat domain-containing protein, whose protein sequence is MSRLNNLSNRFFQPSQLRENWTVTISDHVIDLAWSPDGRYIAAASVLGPVTIFEGGRRTVIHTFKGHEFGTMSIAWRPDSKVLASAGQDGKIRLWDMASGEATHSLDGGAAWVEHLSWSGGKKPILASAAGRKLKLWNAVGDLVREYSDHQSTISDLQWRPRVRQLASIAYGGVTLWDPQQSEAVRRLEWKGSSLVIAWSPDGKHIATGDQDSTVHFWIMSTGEDLQMTGYPTKVRELSWDATSRYLATGGSQEVTVWDCSGRGPAGTNPITLSRHQDFLSVVRFQHRGKLLASGGADGLIYVWQLRGRMSSLAVHEAALAAGVTSLVWSPNDQYLAVGDESGGVSVFSLS, encoded by the coding sequence ATGTCTCGCTTGAACAACCTGAGCAACCGCTTTTTCCAGCCCTCTCAACTGCGCGAAAATTGGACGGTAACCATCAGCGACCACGTCATTGATCTGGCGTGGTCCCCTGATGGGAGATACATTGCTGCCGCGTCGGTTCTCGGTCCGGTTACAATTTTTGAAGGTGGTCGTCGAACGGTTATCCACACCTTCAAAGGGCATGAATTCGGTACAATGTCAATCGCATGGCGTCCAGACAGCAAGGTGCTTGCAAGCGCAGGACAAGATGGGAAAATTCGGTTGTGGGATATGGCGAGTGGCGAAGCGACCCATTCGCTTGACGGGGGCGCTGCATGGGTTGAGCATCTATCTTGGAGTGGCGGCAAGAAACCGATACTCGCCTCTGCCGCGGGTCGTAAGCTGAAACTCTGGAACGCTGTCGGCGATCTTGTTCGCGAATATTCCGATCATCAGAGCACGATTTCCGATCTCCAGTGGAGACCGCGTGTAAGACAACTTGCCTCGATTGCCTACGGCGGTGTCACGCTGTGGGACCCGCAACAGTCGGAAGCCGTCCGCCGATTGGAATGGAAAGGCTCATCACTGGTAATTGCGTGGAGCCCTGACGGCAAACACATCGCCACCGGAGATCAAGATTCGACCGTACATTTCTGGATTATGTCTACCGGTGAAGACTTGCAAATGACTGGCTATCCGACGAAAGTGCGAGAACTCTCGTGGGATGCCACGAGTCGATACTTGGCTACCGGAGGCAGTCAGGAAGTTACGGTGTGGGATTGTTCCGGTCGCGGCCCGGCTGGGACCAACCCGATCACGCTTTCCAGGCATCAGGATTTTCTCAGCGTTGTGCGTTTTCAACATCGCGGAAAACTGCTCGCCTCAGGTGGTGCTGACGGTCTGATCTACGTCTGGCAATTGCGAGGCAGAATGAGTTCTCTGGCGGTTCATGAAGCCGCCCTGGCAGCGGGGGTTACAAGCCTCGTTTGGTCACCGAATGACCAGTATCTTGCTGTTGGTGACGAGTCGGGTGGGGTGAGCGTTTTTTCGCTAAGTTAA
- a CDS encoding MerC domain-containing protein codes for MKRYFNHELADTTGACLSVACAACLPFACAIHCLAMPLLGTVLPLIGLSFLANERVEFILIASAIGLAIGSLAWGVRRHRNWRAFLVLIAALAFIATAQTAVEGTFEVVFYSIGGVLLASAHLVNRHLCKTCLTCEAENA; via the coding sequence TTGAAAAGATATTTTAACCACGAATTGGCGGATACAACTGGCGCGTGTCTCTCTGTCGCGTGCGCGGCGTGTCTCCCTTTCGCATGCGCGATCCATTGCCTCGCTATGCCGCTTTTAGGAACAGTTTTACCTTTGATTGGGTTGAGTTTCCTTGCGAATGAGCGTGTTGAGTTTATCCTTATTGCTAGCGCAATTGGACTGGCAATCGGGAGTTTAGCGTGGGGTGTTCGACGCCACCGGAACTGGCGAGCGTTTTTGGTACTGATAGCGGCGTTGGCATTCATCGCTACCGCTCAGACAGCCGTTGAAGGCACTTTTGAAGTGGTCTTCTACAGTATCGGCGGCGTTTTACTCGCATCGGCGCATCTCGTGAATCGGCACCTCTGTAAGACCTGTTTAACATGTGAGGCAGAAAATGCATAA
- a CDS encoding LamG domain-containing protein: MKSVFMVFAVMGIFISFAPCSKANPPDGLVLHLSFDKNSIQGDTAKDLSEEGNDGIINGNATMVAGKHGDALEFDGKDDFVEVPLEDSITFSTGDSLTVQVWVKTDDEPPKNDGIVGNYRPGTDAVWILSVSGDNPATRGKMAFSVRDKGRANSAGITSPDFLNDNKWHVLAGVRDQKAKKIRFYIDGKLIDEVDDNTKDINSGQSIWVGEHLNRYYKGLIDEVKVWNRPLTAAELEQSGQQPSAVDAFGKLTTVWGALKTAP; encoded by the coding sequence ATGAAAAGCGTTTTTATGGTTTTCGCAGTGATGGGCATATTTATCAGTTTTGCACCGTGTAGTAAAGCCAATCCGCCGGACGGATTAGTGCTGCATCTGAGTTTTGACAAAAATAGCATTCAAGGCGATACCGCAAAAGATCTGTCTGAGGAAGGCAATGATGGGATCATTAACGGTAACGCAACGATGGTCGCTGGAAAGCATGGCGACGCATTGGAGTTTGATGGCAAGGATGACTTTGTTGAAGTACCACTGGAAGATTCAATTACCTTTTCCACTGGCGATTCACTAACAGTCCAAGTGTGGGTAAAAACAGACGATGAGCCACCAAAGAACGATGGGATTGTCGGGAACTATCGTCCGGGTACTGATGCGGTTTGGATACTCTCTGTCAGCGGCGATAACCCAGCAACGCGTGGCAAAATGGCTTTTAGTGTCCGGGACAAAGGACGTGCAAATAGTGCTGGGATAACTTCTCCTGACTTCCTGAACGATAACAAGTGGCATGTCCTGGCGGGTGTTCGAGACCAGAAAGCAAAAAAGATCAGATTCTATATAGACGGTAAGTTGATTGATGAAGTTGATGACAATACAAAGGACATCAACAGCGGGCAGTCAATTTGGGTAGGAGAGCATCTGAACCGGTATTACAAGGGACTCATTGATGAAGTGAAGGTGTGGAACCGTCCTTTGACCGCCGCGGAACTTGAACAATCAGGACAGCAACCGTCTGCTGTTGATGCCTTCGGAAAGTTGACGACTGTATGGGGTGCGCTCAAAACAGCACCATAG
- a CDS encoding zinc ABC transporter substrate-binding protein, with protein sequence MQRIYISVCLIGILVWSGCDPKRQQGAAPGDKLRVVTTIGMITDIVKNVGGTRVEVTGIVEPGVDPHFYNLTPKDVQRLSSAHIIFYNGLHLEAKMVDILAKMSEDTLTVAVTDAVDRSLLLTPAEYEGLYDPHLWFDVKLWMLAAGKVRDALSEFDADNTLLYRSNAERYLTKLMELEAYVKSQVERVPSQQRVLVTAHDCFNYFGKAYGFEVRGLQGVSTATEVGIADVQELATFIADRRISAIFVESSVSPRSLEAVKAAVKSKGFDVKIGGVLFTDAMGNEGTPEGTYIGMIRHNIDTIVHALIGKSEL encoded by the coding sequence ATGCAGAGAATATACATTTCAGTGTGTTTGATAGGTATACTGGTATGGTCTGGCTGTGATCCGAAGAGACAACAGGGTGCTGCCCCAGGGGATAAACTTCGCGTTGTTACCACGATCGGTATGATTACTGATATTGTTAAAAATGTTGGCGGTACGCGCGTTGAGGTGACCGGGATAGTGGAACCTGGTGTAGACCCACACTTTTACAACCTGACACCTAAAGATGTTCAAAGGCTGAGTTCGGCACACATTATCTTCTATAACGGGCTGCACCTTGAAGCAAAAATGGTGGACATCCTTGCGAAGATGTCGGAGGACACGCTGACGGTCGCCGTAACAGATGCCGTAGATCGGAGTCTACTGCTAACACCCGCAGAATACGAAGGACTCTACGATCCGCACCTATGGTTTGACGTGAAGCTTTGGATGCTAGCGGCGGGAAAGGTGCGCGATGCCCTGAGTGAATTCGATGCCGATAATACTCTCCTGTACCGAAGCAATGCCGAACGCTACCTCACGAAACTCATGGAACTCGAGGCATACGTAAAGTCGCAAGTGGAACGCGTGCCATCTCAGCAACGCGTCCTTGTGACGGCACACGACTGTTTTAACTACTTCGGAAAGGCGTACGGGTTTGAGGTACGCGGATTACAAGGTGTTAGCACCGCGACAGAAGTCGGTATCGCTGATGTACAGGAATTGGCGACGTTTATTGCGGACCGGCGTATCTCTGCTATTTTTGTAGAGTCATCCGTCTCTCCACGGAGTCTCGAAGCCGTGAAAGCCGCTGTGAAGTCAAAAGGATTTGATGTGAAGATTGGTGGTGTGCTCTTCACAGACGCTATGGGAAACGAGGGAACACCTGAAGGTACCTACATCGGGATGATCCGACATAATATTGATACGATTGTACATGCTTTGATTGGGAAATCGGAGTTATAA
- a CDS encoding (2Fe-2S) ferredoxin domain-containing protein, whose translation MRANRIESSPKLASKRRVLVHILVCKGCCCGMTEKQKPPVPVEWLIKEWRNRRLSASITLTISKGCLGPCDLANVICITSPHGVVWLGRIELHLHYARLVDWAEAVARTDALLPLPSAFDSHRFDRFRSSSFGFQKK comes from the coding sequence ATGAGAGCAAATAGAATCGAATCGTCGCCCAAACTCGCATCAAAGCGGCGTGTCTTAGTGCATATACTCGTCTGTAAGGGTTGTTGTTGTGGGATGACAGAGAAACAGAAACCGCCTGTCCCGGTCGAGTGGCTCATCAAGGAGTGGCGGAACAGGCGGCTGTCCGCTTCAATAACATTGACAATCAGCAAGGGCTGTCTCGGTCCGTGCGATCTCGCAAATGTTATCTGTATCACATCACCGCACGGTGTCGTGTGGTTAGGACGGATAGAACTCCATCTACACTATGCGCGACTCGTGGATTGGGCGGAAGCCGTGGCCCGAACAGATGCATTACTTCCGTTGCCTTCAGCCTTTGATAGTCACCGTTTTGATCGGTTTCGATCTTCCTCGTTCGGGTTTCAGAAAAAATAA
- a CDS encoding TonB-dependent receptor — translation FQLQTIRVYGSNRSLSQFEETTDLALGEAELQKRLGMTLANTLADETGISQRTMGRAIARPVIRGLGGDRLLILENGERTGDKSASSADHAVSIDPTTAEGVEITRGPASLIYGSSTLGGVINVKSNHIPQILPRQLDMHLTFQGESVNSGLTGTTGFTFPIGDFAGNVEWNRRLASDIQTPIGVLENTDLSNVNFSGGASLIKPWGFIGASGSSYRSDYGVPGSPEGHISGVNIALDKQRYEGQMEYRFNTAILEKVKLQTAYTRYQHQEWESNGRLGVEFGLLTYNVSAMAHLLDNAIAGVWWEYRDHATDGFYWTPHTREFALAGFYLNQRNFDKLTLQGAIRYDLRRSEPFRPGAVVRAGAVQRRDFNGFSGAASGIYHWTDRLSTRATLMKTFRAPGIEELFSDGPHLAVYSYEIGNAELGPENGYGTEFFVKYADDRFRLNLALFRNQIQNYLVPTNSGEKEWGSGAAGWLWIYQYMGHDVVMDGAEIQIGGEVLPQVHLQLNMSYVNGTIQTNGRPLERVPPLNGKFVISYTPAPWHLYVASRFSGSQTQLGEFEEPTDGYVVYDIGSYLNFSWWQLENMVVFEIENLFDTTYREHLSRIKEAMPEPGRNMKLLYKLNF, via the coding sequence TTTCAACTGCAAACCATCAGGGTATACGGTTCAAATCGCTCTCTTTCACAGTTTGAGGAAACAACTGACTTAGCATTGGGTGAAGCGGAACTCCAAAAACGATTAGGTATGACCTTGGCGAACACGTTGGCAGATGAGACGGGCATTTCACAACGAACGATGGGACGAGCGATTGCTCGTCCTGTTATTCGTGGATTGGGCGGTGACAGGCTGCTTATTCTCGAAAACGGTGAACGCACGGGTGATAAATCTGCCTCCAGTGCTGACCATGCCGTATCCATTGATCCGACGACTGCTGAAGGTGTTGAAATTACGCGGGGTCCCGCATCGCTCATTTACGGCTCAAGTACGTTGGGCGGTGTTATTAATGTCAAAAGCAATCACATACCGCAAATTCTACCGAGACAGCTTGATATGCATCTAACGTTCCAAGGTGAATCTGTAAACTCAGGTTTGACCGGAACAACAGGTTTTACGTTCCCAATTGGTGATTTTGCGGGCAATGTAGAATGGAATCGTCGCCTTGCATCTGACATACAAACGCCGATAGGTGTACTCGAAAACACCGACTTGTCAAATGTTAATTTTTCAGGCGGTGCTTCGCTGATTAAGCCGTGGGGTTTCATCGGTGCCTCTGGAAGCAGTTATCGCTCAGATTATGGCGTTCCGGGCTCACCAGAGGGACATATTAGCGGGGTCAACATCGCACTCGACAAGCAACGTTATGAAGGACAGATGGAGTACCGCTTCAATACAGCAATACTTGAAAAGGTAAAACTCCAGACTGCCTATACGCGTTATCAGCATCAAGAATGGGAGTCCAACGGGAGACTTGGTGTCGAATTCGGTCTGTTAACCTACAACGTATCAGCGATGGCGCATCTATTAGACAACGCGATTGCAGGTGTTTGGTGGGAATACCGAGACCATGCCACAGACGGATTTTACTGGACCCCGCACACCCGTGAGTTCGCGTTGGCAGGATTTTATCTAAACCAGCGTAACTTCGACAAACTCACCTTACAGGGGGCTATCCGCTACGACCTTAGGCGTTCGGAACCGTTTAGACCTGGGGCAGTTGTCCGAGCCGGAGCCGTCCAACGCCGCGATTTCAACGGTTTCTCCGGGGCTGCCTCTGGAATTTACCATTGGACGGATAGGCTGAGTACCAGGGCTACCCTGATGAAAACGTTTCGCGCACCAGGGATCGAGGAACTTTTCAGCGATGGTCCCCACTTGGCTGTCTATTCCTACGAAATCGGCAATGCAGAACTGGGCCCCGAAAACGGATACGGCACTGAATTCTTCGTCAAATACGCAGACGACAGGTTCAGACTCAATCTTGCGCTTTTCAGGAATCAGATACAGAACTATCTCGTTCCGACGAACAGCGGTGAAAAAGAGTGGGGCAGCGGTGCAGCAGGATGGTTATGGATTTATCAATACATGGGACACGATGTTGTGATGGATGGGGCTGAAATCCAGATAGGTGGTGAGGTACTGCCCCAGGTCCATCTTCAGCTCAATATGAGTTACGTCAACGGAACGATTCAAACCAATGGGCGACCGTTGGAGCGTGTCCCGCCCCTCAACGGTAAATTCGTCATCAGTTACACGCCTGCCCCATGGCATTTGTATGTCGCATCCCGTTTCTCAGGCAGCCAGACCCAACTCGGTGAATTTGAGGAACCGACAGACGGCTATGTCGTCTATGATATCGGCAGCTATCTCAATTTTTCGTGGTGGCAGCTTGAGAACATGGTCGTTTTCGAGATTGAAAACCTCTTTGATACAACGTATCGCGAACATCTGTCCCGCATCAAAGAAGCAATGCCGGAACCGGGACGGAATATGAAACTCTTGTATAAACTTAATTTTTAA
- a CDS encoding GTP-binding protein produces MLNNQVPVTVLTGFLGSGKTTLLNRILTENHGKRIAVIENEFGEIGVDNDLVIGAEEEIFEMNNGCICCTVRGDLIRILGNLMKRRDKFDYIMVETTGLADPGPVAQTFFMDTEMQEKLQLDSVTTLVDAKHIWQHIDDSDEAREQIAFADVILLNKIDLVTEGELEQLEARIRSMNAAAKIYRTKDAVVEMDKILNVGGFDLDRAMEVDPQFMEPEYPFEWAGVYNLSAGTHELVLQEGPDPTMKVALVPVSESTDEALEAAVEPVVMVFSDDEHELSAGGTLQPSGCLIALNLTADELRFEVQIGRPGTYALFTEHHPDEFQAQLFGSGTLVKPVVEREFKPDHEHDDEVTSVGITTPGDLDPDRLNDWIGNLLRTKGPDIFRMKGILSIKGQPERFVFQGVHMLFDGRPDRPWGGEPRYNSLIFIGRNLDRSKLTEGFEACLA; encoded by the coding sequence ATGCTAAACAATCAAGTCCCCGTCACCGTGTTGACGGGCTTTTTGGGGTCTGGTAAAACCACGCTTCTCAACCGCATTCTCACCGAAAACCATGGCAAACGTATCGCCGTCATCGAAAACGAGTTTGGCGAGATCGGTGTCGATAATGATTTGGTCATCGGTGCCGAAGAAGAGATTTTCGAGATGAACAATGGTTGCATTTGCTGCACGGTTCGCGGTGATCTCATCCGTATTTTGGGGAATCTGATGAAGCGTCGCGATAAGTTTGACTACATCATGGTCGAAACCACAGGACTTGCGGACCCCGGGCCAGTTGCTCAGACGTTCTTCATGGACACCGAAATGCAGGAGAAACTGCAACTGGATTCCGTCACGACGCTGGTTGATGCCAAACACATCTGGCAGCACATCGATGACAGCGACGAGGCGCGTGAACAGATTGCCTTTGCCGATGTCATTTTGTTGAACAAGATTGACCTTGTGACCGAGGGAGAGTTAGAACAACTGGAAGCCAGAATTCGCAGCATGAACGCTGCAGCGAAGATTTATCGAACGAAAGATGCCGTGGTTGAAATGGACAAGATTCTCAATGTCGGCGGATTCGATCTGGATCGGGCGATGGAGGTTGACCCACAGTTTATGGAACCGGAGTATCCCTTTGAATGGGCTGGTGTTTATAACCTTTCGGCAGGCACGCATGAACTGGTTCTCCAAGAAGGTCCTGACCCGACGATGAAAGTCGCGTTGGTGCCCGTAAGTGAGTCAACCGACGAAGCTTTGGAGGCCGCTGTTGAGCCAGTCGTTATGGTTTTCTCCGATGATGAGCATGAACTTTCGGCGGGTGGCACCCTTCAACCGAGTGGATGCCTCATTGCATTGAATCTCACGGCGGACGAATTACGCTTTGAGGTGCAGATCGGCCGCCCCGGCACTTACGCGCTGTTTACCGAGCATCACCCCGACGAATTTCAAGCACAACTCTTTGGCAGCGGTACCCTTGTCAAGCCAGTTGTTGAACGCGAATTTAAGCCGGACCACGAACATGATGACGAAGTCACATCGGTCGGCATCACAACCCCCGGCGACCTCGACCCCGACCGGCTGAACGATTGGATTGGCAACCTGCTTCGGACAAAAGGTCCCGACATCTTCCGCATGAAAGGTATTCTGAGCATCAAGGGGCAGCCAGAACGATTCGTCTTCCAAGGGGTTCATATGCTCTTCGACGGTCGCCCCGACCGCCCGTGGGGTGGTGAACCGCGCTACAATAGCCTTATCTTCATCGGGCGCAACCTCGACCGGTCTAAATTGACTGAAGGATTTGAAGCATGTCTCGCTTGA
- a CDS encoding ABC transporter permease subunit, with amino-acid sequence MIWHIAKKEIYHNLMTLRFVLMIILLPVLMVANAFIYGFGDSGYREEVNTYNRAMESRLSYVKNNAQESLGKLAMRGPGEIYKRPSPFKFCADGTDELIPRSVPLSESAGGGRGGGVTTSYSWRELWALEYLPSNHGSDATTLIKIDWVFIGIFMGFFVILFTFDAIAGERTKGTLSLMMSNQISRGQMLFAKYLGTFFTLMVPLTIGILMNLLVIYLSGSISFSSSDWLRILGMVGLFTLHISIFIFLGLFFSSRVSNAITSLVWLLLTWVCLAFIFPSLLGLFVGTLDPIPSIEIVSSRKRAQLANIEDEFRPMELLEVTKLSEAPSPNNPSATRRWATYFTRRYETKTRIADEHVDQQLRQVKLARELTQISPIVCFQYAMEGLANTGIVSYMDFVKQVRRYRQTFIDFIKTEDRNDPESLHIYPVREGLSQKPVDPNAIPRFKEHISYQSVIFPVGLLILFNILFFTAAQLSFLKCDLN; translated from the coding sequence ATGATTTGGCATATTGCGAAAAAAGAGATATATCACAACCTCATGACGCTGCGGTTCGTTTTGATGATAATCCTTCTGCCTGTCTTGATGGTAGCAAACGCGTTTATATACGGCTTCGGCGATAGCGGTTATAGAGAAGAAGTCAATACGTATAATCGCGCGATGGAAAGCAGATTATCCTATGTCAAAAACAATGCACAGGAGAGTTTAGGCAAACTCGCAATGCGCGGGCCTGGTGAGATTTACAAGCGTCCGAGTCCGTTCAAATTCTGCGCTGATGGGACTGATGAACTCATCCCGCGTTCTGTTCCATTGTCAGAAAGCGCGGGCGGAGGCCGCGGCGGAGGCGTAACGACATCCTACAGCTGGCGAGAACTATGGGCACTCGAATACCTACCCTCAAATCACGGCAGTGACGCAACCACACTCATCAAAATTGACTGGGTATTCATCGGTATCTTCATGGGTTTCTTTGTTATACTATTCACTTTCGATGCCATTGCCGGGGAACGGACAAAGGGAACACTGAGCCTCATGATGTCTAACCAGATTTCCCGAGGGCAGATGCTATTCGCGAAATATCTGGGCACGTTTTTTACACTCATGGTGCCGCTCACAATAGGTATCCTCATGAACCTACTGGTCATCTATCTTTCAGGGAGTATTTCGTTTAGTTCGAGTGATTGGCTTAGAATTTTAGGGATGGTCGGACTTTTTACGCTGCATATCTCTATCTTTATTTTTCTCGGACTGTTCTTCTCAAGTCGGGTATCAAACGCCATCACCAGTTTAGTATGGCTGCTATTAACTTGGGTATGCTTAGCGTTCATCTTTCCGAGCCTACTCGGACTTTTCGTTGGCACCCTCGATCCGATTCCGTCAATAGAAATAGTCTCCTCGCGAAAACGTGCACAATTAGCAAACATTGAGGATGAATTTCGTCCAATGGAGTTGTTGGAGGTAACCAAACTAAGCGAGGCACCTTCACCTAATAATCCATCAGCCACACGCCGATGGGCGACGTATTTTACGAGAAGGTACGAAACGAAAACCCGTATAGCCGACGAACACGTAGATCAACAATTGAGGCAGGTGAAACTCGCCAGGGAACTCACCCAAATCTCTCCGATAGTGTGCTTCCAATATGCAATGGAAGGGCTTGCAAACACTGGGATTGTTAGTTATATGGATTTTGTTAAACAAGTTCGCCGTTACAGACAAACGTTTATAGATTTCATCAAAACAGAGGATAGGAACGACCCGGAGAGTTTACATATCTATCCTGTGCGGGAGGGTTTGTCTCAGAAACCAGTGGACCCAAACGCTATACCAAGGTTTAAAGAACATATCTCCTATCAAAGCGTGATTTTTCCCGTTGGGCTGTTAATCCTTTTTAATATCTTGTTCTTCACTGCAGCACAGTTGTCCTTTCTCAAATGTGATCTGAATTGA
- a CDS encoding RNA-guided endonuclease TnpB family protein, protein MYTTHYKLFRAPRTRNLKRKTWIAHTIWNYFLGWQRTRYSLGLRYLSYKEMSGAFTILRKSHPEVFSHWRELDSWAARQVLKRLDEGYQRFFKKIAKRPPRFRSFRKPYSFTMCPSGYKFDTPIAGNKGFGIYSDRVAIMGQTYRFNLSRPIFGTIKTVTIKEDALGDFYMSVVTDHVQSHLKPMTGNAAGFDMGIKTMLTCSNGRRYESPQFYTASINKVRTANRQLSTKQRGSNNRERARQHSARMHRKVTRQREDHHWKLALELVRRFDVLFFETLNLDGMKRLWGRKVSDIGFYTFLQKLKWQAKKRGKRVECIDQWQPTTPICHVCDTRVSLDLSDRRWTCKQCKTHHDRDINAAINILKVGTSTFGVEDVRLAIASCP, encoded by the coding sequence ATGTATACCACACATTACAAACTCTTTCGTGCGCCACGCACTCGTAACTTAAAACGCAAAACGTGGATCGCACACACAATATGGAACTACTTTCTCGGTTGGCAACGCACGCGATATTCTCTTGGGCTGCGGTATCTCTCCTATAAAGAAATGTCAGGTGCATTTACCATTTTGCGTAAGTCGCATCCTGAAGTGTTTTCACACTGGCGTGAGTTAGATTCGTGGGCAGCACGGCAAGTCCTCAAACGTCTCGATGAAGGTTACCAGCGGTTCTTTAAGAAGATCGCGAAACGACCTCCAAGATTCAGATCATTTCGTAAACCTTACTCGTTCACAATGTGTCCATCTGGATACAAGTTTGATACGCCTATAGCGGGGAATAAAGGATTCGGCATCTACAGCGATCGCGTGGCGATCATGGGGCAAACATATCGATTTAATCTCAGTCGCCCTATATTTGGCACTATCAAAACTGTTACAATCAAAGAAGATGCACTTGGCGATTTTTACATGTCTGTTGTTACAGATCACGTTCAATCGCATCTCAAACCAATGACGGGTAATGCTGCGGGGTTTGATATGGGAATCAAAACAATGCTGACATGTTCTAACGGCAGACGATATGAATCGCCTCAATTTTACACAGCATCCATTAACAAAGTGAGAACTGCCAATCGCCAATTGTCGACAAAACAGCGCGGAAGCAACAACCGAGAACGTGCGCGCCAACACTCTGCACGTATGCACCGCAAGGTTACAAGGCAGCGCGAAGATCACCACTGGAAACTCGCACTTGAACTTGTGCGTCGGTTTGATGTTCTGTTCTTTGAAACGCTGAACCTTGATGGAATGAAACGCCTCTGGGGACGCAAGGTATCTGATATAGGATTCTACACATTCTTGCAGAAACTCAAGTGGCAAGCCAAGAAACGTGGCAAGCGTGTTGAATGCATTGATCAATGGCAACCGACAACTCCTATTTGCCACGTTTGCGATACACGTGTTTCTCTTGACTTGAGCGATAGAAGATGGACGTGTAAACAGTGTAAGACTCACCATGACCGCGATATAAATGCGGCTATAAACATCCTTAAGGTTGGGACATCAACCTTTGGAGTAGAGGACGTTAGACTTGCGATAGCAAGCTGTCCTTAA